A stretch of the Taeniopygia guttata chromosome 3, bTaeGut7.mat, whole genome shotgun sequence genome encodes the following:
- the AHSA2P gene encoding activator of 90 kDa heat shock protein ATPase homolog 2 isoform X1: MAKWGQGDPRWIVEERADATNVNNWHWTERDATSWSKRKLKEVLEGLVVEGEAGRCEIGDLKHVEGEASCNSRKGKLIFFYEWNLRLSWKGTVKESGEKHKGSVEIPNLSEENEVDDTEINVSKKKGEGDVLKDLMRTEGTTKVREALRDYLKALKTEFTLGMILPTKAPVGQELAMERKPSGSTVQDSVTSQSLDMVGVKIPTVRIHMREVFNSPADELYSIFTKKELVQKFSKCPAVIEAEKGGKLQMFEGCVSGEYTELGELQWEFSQVLPRRTFLSSTGSKPKNCPEVAV; encoded by the exons aTGGCCAAGTGGGGCCAGGGAGACCCGCGCTGGATCGTGGAGGAGCGGGCGGACGCCACCAACGTGAACAACTGGCACTG GACGGAGCGGGACGCGACCAGCTGGTCCAAGAGGAAGCTGAAGGAGGTGCTGGAGGGACTGGTGGTGGAGGGTGAGGCCGGGCGCTGCGAGATCGGCGACCTCAAACACGTGGAGGGCGAAGCGTCCTGCAACAGTCGCAAAGGGAAACTCATCTTCTTCTACGAGTGGAACCTGCGTCTCAGCTGGAAAG GTACAGTGAAAGAGTCTGGTGAGAAACATAAGGGATCTGTTGAAATTCCTAACCTGTCAGAAGAAAATGAGGTAGATGATACAGAG aTAAATGTTAGCAAGAAGAAAGGGGAAGGTGATGTTCTGAAGGACCTGATGAGAACTGAAGGAACCACCAAAGTCAGAGAGGCCCTGAGGGACTACCTGAAAGCACTTAAAACAG AGTTCACCTTGGGAATGATCCTGCCAACAAAAGCTCCTGTTGGTCAGGAACTGGCCATGGAGCGAAAACCAAGTGGGAGCACTGTGCAG gACTCTGTTACATCACAGTCTCTAGATATGGTTGGAGTAAAAATTCCAACAGTGAGGATACATATGAGGGAAGTCTTCAACTCTCCAGCTGATGAACTTTACAGCATCTTCACAAAGAAGGAA tTGGTACAGAAGTTCTCCAAATGCCCAGCTGTGATTGAAGCAGAGAAAGGAGGCAAACTCCAGATGTTTGAGGGCTGTGTCAGCGGTGAATACACAGAACTG GGAGAACTGCAGTGGGAATTCTCTCAGGTGCTACCAAGGAGAACCTTTTTATCTTCCACAGGTTCCAAGCCAAAGAATTGTCCTGAAGTGGCGGTGTAG
- the AHSA2P gene encoding activator of 90 kDa heat shock protein ATPase homolog 2 (The RefSeq protein has 2 substitutions compared to this genomic sequence) produces MAKWGQGDPRWIVEERADATNVNNWHWTERDATSWSKRKLKEVLEGLVVEGEAGRCEIGDLKHVEGEASCNSRKGKLIFFYEWNLRLSWKGTVKESGEKHKGSVEIPNLSEENEVDDTEINVSKKKGEGDVLKDLMRTEGTTKVREALRDYLKALKTEFTLGMILPTKTPVGQELAMERKPSGSTVQDSVTPQSLDMVGVKIPTVRIHMREVFNSPADELYSIFTKKELVQKFSKCPAVIEAEKGGKLQMFEGCVSGEYTELVPSQRIVLKWRCRSWPDEHYATVALNFQDLATQSELELECKGVPVSHEESTRQCWKKQYFEEIHILLQQSKDNME; encoded by the exons aTGGCCAAGTGGGGCCAGGGAGACCCGCGCTGGATCGTGGAGGAGCGGGCGGACGCCACCAACGTGAACAACTGGCACTG GACGGAGCGGGACGCGACCAGCTGGTCCAAGAGGAAGCTGAAGGAGGTGCTGGAGGGACTGGTGGTGGAGGGTGAGGCCGGGCGCTGCGAGATCGGCGACCTCAAACACGTGGAGGGCGAAGCGTCCTGCAACAGTCGCAAAGGGAAACTCATCTTCTTCTACGAGTGGAACCTGCGTCTCAGCTGGAAAG GTACAGTGAAAGAGTCTGGTGAGAAACATAAGGGATCTGTTGAAATTCCTAACCTGTCAGAAGAAAATGAGGTAGATGATACAGAG aTAAATGTTAGCAAGAAGAAAGGGGAAGGTGATGTTCTGAAGGACCTGATGAGAACTGAAGGAACCACCAAAGTCAGAGAGGCCCTGAGGGACTACCTGAAAGCACTTAAAACAG AGTTCACCTTGGGAATGATCCTGCCAACAAAAGCTCCTGTTGGTCAGGAACTGGCCATGGAGCGAAAACCAAGTGGGAGCACTGTGCAG gACTCTGTTACATCACAGTCTCTAGATATGGTTGGAGTAAAAATTCCAACAGTGAGGATACATATGAGGGAAGTCTTCAACTCTCCAGCTGATGAACTTTACAGCATCTTCACAAAGAAGGAA tTGGTACAGAAGTTCTCCAAATGCCCAGCTGTGATTGAAGCAGAGAAAGGAGGCAAACTCCAGATGTTTGAGGGCTGTGTCAGCGGTGAATACACAGAACTG GTTCCAAGCCAAAGAATTGTCCTGAAGTGGCGGTGTAGGAGCTGGCCTGATG AACATTATGCAACTGTGGCCTTGAACTTCCAGGACCTGGCGACTCAGTCAGAACTGGAGCTGGAATGCAAAGGGGTTCCTGTCTCCCATGAAGAGAGTACAAGACAATGTTGGAAGAAGcaatattttgaagaaatacatattttactGCAGCAATCAAAAGACAACATGGAATGA